Proteins encoded in a region of the Salipiger sp. CCB-MM3 genome:
- a CDS encoding DUF6455 family protein encodes MISACMKRGPRPMPLGDERAHFWRVQRMARATGVDLVAAQDHGLLPQSDWAAMVGRCRGCLWAEGCDRWLGHLEPMEAGSEGDAPRACPEDCVNSRTFAALQGELVQEV; translated from the coding sequence ATGATCTCTGCCTGCATGAAACGCGGTCCGCGCCCGATGCCGCTGGGTGATGAGCGCGCGCATTTCTGGCGCGTGCAGCGGATGGCCCGCGCCACCGGCGTTGATCTGGTGGCGGCGCAGGATCATGGGCTGCTGCCGCAGAGCGACTGGGCCGCGATGGTCGGGCGTTGCCGGGGCTGCCTCTGGGCCGAGGGCTGTGACCGCTGGCTTGGTCATCTCGAACCGATGGAGGCCGGATCCGAGGGCGATGCGCCGCGGGCCTGCCCCGAGGACTGCGTGAACAGCCGCACTTTCGCGGCGTTGCAGGGTGAACTCGTCCAAGAGGTGTGA
- a CDS encoding DUF6455 family protein, with product MPGARDFKRHAALVDHMASAVGVDLEEQMMRGKLSFSALEDAVFACTGCTHPDTCEHWIAAQKGKAEATPSYCRNADLFQQLAGR from the coding sequence ATGCCCGGAGCAAGGGATTTCAAACGCCACGCCGCGCTGGTCGACCATATGGCAAGCGCTGTGGGGGTCGATCTTGAAGAGCAGATGATGCGCGGCAAGCTCAGCTTCAGCGCGCTGGAGGATGCGGTGTTTGCCTGCACCGGCTGCACCCATCCCGATACCTGCGAACATTGGATCGCGGCGCAGAAGGGCAAGGCCGAGGCCACGCCCTCTTATTGCCGCAACGCCGATCTCTTCCAGCAGCTTGCAGGGAGGTAA
- a CDS encoding M48 family metallopeptidase has protein sequence MRRILPLLFVLISACTAVPISSVPGGGDPLAGTGSRAAQQFVDVVDRVEPVAEQQCRSISYKGSNCDFLIVVDDRPDEEPNAFQTRDSQGRPVLAFNLALIREAQNADELAFVMGHEASHHILGHLDRVQEDAAIGAIIFSGIAAMTGADEASVRSAEEFGASVGARTFTKNYELEADELGTVITMRAGFDPIRGARFFERLPDPGNRFLGTHPPNSARIDAVRRTVAAVQAGGGV, from the coding sequence ATGCGCCGAATTCTGCCCCTTCTGTTTGTCCTGATCTCTGCCTGTACGGCGGTGCCGATCTCGTCGGTGCCCGGGGGCGGCGATCCGCTTGCCGGGACCGGATCGCGCGCGGCGCAGCAATTCGTCGACGTGGTGGACCGCGTCGAGCCGGTGGCCGAGCAGCAGTGCCGGTCGATCTCTTACAAAGGGTCGAACTGCGACTTCCTGATCGTGGTCGACGACCGCCCGGACGAAGAACCCAACGCCTTTCAGACCCGCGACAGTCAGGGCCGCCCGGTGCTGGCATTCAACCTCGCGCTGATCCGCGAGGCGCAGAATGCTGACGAGCTGGCCTTCGTCATGGGGCATGAGGCGTCGCATCATATTCTTGGCCATCTCGACCGGGTGCAGGAAGATGCCGCCATCGGTGCGATCATCTTCTCGGGCATCGCCGCGATGACCGGTGCCGACGAGGCTTCGGTGCGCAGCGCCGAAGAGTTCGGCGCCTCTGTCGGTGCGCGCACGTTCACCAAGAACTATGAGCTGGAAGCGGACGAGTTGGGCACGGTGATCACCATGCGCGCGGGCTTCGATCCGATCCGCGGTGCCCGGTTCTTCGAGCGTCTGCCCGATCCCGGCAACCGCTTCCTCGGCACCCATCCGCCGAATTCCGCGCGAATCGACGCCGTGCGCCGCACTGTCGCGGCGGTTCAGGCCGGCGGCGGGGTCTGA
- a CDS encoding DUF167 domain-containing protein, translating to MAKPDLTHLAAPGAVLEVRVTPKASRNEVREEDGQIRVYVTTVPENGKANDAVVKLLSKALGVPKSRLTLIRGATSRDKAFRVEG from the coding sequence ATGGCCAAACCCGACCTCACCCATCTCGCCGCGCCCGGGGCGGTGCTGGAGGTCCGCGTGACCCCAAAGGCCTCGCGCAACGAGGTCCGCGAGGAGGATGGGCAGATCCGCGTCTATGTCACCACCGTGCCGGAGAACGGCAAGGCGAATGACGCTGTGGTCAAGCTGCTGTCAAAGGCGCTGGGGGTGCCAAAATCCCGGCTGACGCTGATCCGCGGCGCGACGTCGCGCGACAAGGCCTTCCGGGTCGAGGGCTGA
- a CDS encoding nitroreductase family protein, whose protein sequence is MPTPNPQAMDFLLSRRSRPAKTLTGPAPDREALLPLLTAAARTPDHGKLEPWRFIVLERGALDRLAAAVGPRAEALGVDPDQAAKARAAFADSPLCVAVIEVQKESPKIPPLEQTYSAGAVCLALLNAALASGWGANWLTGWASHDRGFIEETLGLAANESVAGFIHIGTETSAPPERPRPDLDAITTWMDA, encoded by the coding sequence ATGCCCACCCCCAATCCGCAGGCCATGGACTTCCTGCTCAGCCGGCGCTCGCGCCCGGCCAAGACCCTGACCGGCCCCGCACCCGACCGCGAGGCGCTGCTGCCGCTGCTCACCGCCGCCGCGCGCACGCCGGATCACGGCAAGCTGGAGCCGTGGCGCTTCATCGTGCTGGAGCGCGGTGCGCTCGACCGGCTGGCAGCTGCCGTCGGCCCGCGCGCAGAGGCGCTCGGCGTGGACCCGGATCAGGCCGCAAAGGCACGCGCCGCCTTCGCCGACAGCCCGCTCTGCGTGGCGGTGATCGAGGTGCAGAAAGAAAGCCCGAAGATCCCGCCGCTCGAACAGACCTATTCCGCCGGTGCCGTCTGCCTCGCGCTGCTCAATGCCGCGCTGGCCTCGGGCTGGGGGGCCAACTGGCTGACCGGCTGGGCCTCGCATGACCGCGGGTTCATTGAGGAAACGCTGGGGCTCGCCGCAAACGAAAGCGTCGCAGGCTTCATCCATATCGGCACCGAAACCTCGGCCCCGCCGGAGCGCCCGCGCCCCGACCTAGACGCGATCACCACATGGATGGACGCATGA
- a CDS encoding EI24 domain-containing protein, whose translation MIPASFLAAIGQIGDARFRSVLIKGLGLTVGLFVLIYFVFVTAVGWLVGDTVTLPWIGDVTWVDTAISWGAVPLMLLLSVVLMVPVASAITSFFLDDVAQAVEDRHYPALGPAMEVSWGEALRDTLSFLGVMIAANLVALVLYVLFAPFAPFIFWGLNGFLLGREYFTLAAMRRVGREQAAVLRRRHLPTIWVAGVLMALPLSVPLVNLLIPILGAATFTHIYHRIHGERPVG comes from the coding sequence ATGATCCCGGCGTCTTTCCTCGCCGCCATAGGACAGATCGGCGACGCGCGCTTCCGCTCGGTGCTGATCAAAGGGCTCGGCCTGACGGTCGGGCTCTTCGTGCTGATCTATTTCGTCTTCGTCACCGCCGTGGGCTGGCTGGTGGGCGACACCGTTACCCTGCCGTGGATCGGCGATGTGACATGGGTCGACACCGCGATCAGCTGGGGCGCGGTGCCGCTGATGCTGCTGCTGTCGGTGGTGCTGATGGTGCCGGTGGCCTCGGCCATCACCTCATTCTTTCTCGACGACGTGGCGCAGGCGGTCGAAGACCGGCATTACCCCGCGCTCGGCCCCGCCATGGAAGTGAGCTGGGGCGAAGCGCTGCGCGACACGCTGAGCTTTCTCGGTGTGATGATCGCCGCCAACCTCGTGGCGCTGGTGCTCTACGTGCTGTTTGCGCCCTTCGCGCCCTTCATCTTCTGGGGGCTGAACGGCTTTTTGCTGGGGCGGGAATATTTCACGCTGGCCGCCATGCGCCGGGTCGGGCGCGAACAGGCCGCCGTGCTGCGCCGCCGCCATCTGCCGACGATCTGGGTCGCGGGCGTGCTGATGGCGCTGCCGCTTTCGGTGCCGCTGGTGAACCTGCTGATCCCGATCCTCGGGGCGGCGACATTCACCCACATCTATCACCGGATCCACGGCGAACGGCCGGTAGGCTGA
- a CDS encoding DUF1467 family protein yields the protein MAITSGIVLFAVIWFMTFLCVIPLRLKTQGDVGEVVPGTHAGSPEVHNLKRKAWITTGISAVLWAIFASIILSGMISVRDIDSWMFNRMGPPVTAGD from the coding sequence ATGGCGATCACATCGGGCATCGTTCTTTTCGCAGTCATCTGGTTTATGACCTTCCTGTGCGTGATTCCCCTGCGGCTGAAGACCCAAGGCGACGTCGGCGAGGTGGTGCCGGGCACCCACGCGGGCAGCCCGGAGGTGCACAACCTCAAGCGCAAGGCATGGATCACCACGGGGATCTCTGCCGTGCTATGGGCGATCTTCGCCTCGATCATTCTCAGCGGGATGATCAGCGTGCGCGACATCGACAGCTGGATGTTCAACCGCATGGGGCCGCCGGTGACGGCTGGCGACTGA
- the mce gene encoding methylmalonyl-CoA epimerase → MIGRLNHVAIAVPDLEAASAMYRDTLGAKVGAPQDEPDHGVTVVFIELPNTKIELLYPLGDESPIKGFLDKNPSGGIHHVCYEVDNILAARDHLKAQGARVLGNGEPKIGAHGKPVLFLHPKDFQGTLVELEQV, encoded by the coding sequence ATGATCGGTCGTCTCAACCATGTCGCCATTGCCGTGCCCGATCTGGAGGCGGCTTCGGCGATGTACCGCGACACGCTGGGTGCAAAGGTCGGCGCGCCGCAGGATGAGCCGGACCACGGCGTGACGGTGGTGTTCATCGAACTGCCCAACACCAAGATCGAATTGCTCTATCCGCTGGGAGACGAGTCGCCGATCAAGGGGTTCCTCGACAAGAACCCCTCGGGCGGCATTCACCATGTCTGCTACGAGGTGGATAACATCCTTGCAGCCCGCGATCATCTGAAGGCGCAGGGCGCGCGGGTGCTGGGCAATGGCGAGCCGAAGATCGGTGCGCATGGCAAGCCGGTGCTGTTCCTGCACCCCAAGGATTTTCAGGGCACGCTGGTCGAGCTGGAACAGGTCTGA
- a CDS encoding response regulator, producing the protein MSDSDRLPPQPPRPTATRPLLGMTLLAVEDSRYACDALRLMALRSGARIRRADCLQAARRHLSLYRPTIAVVDLGLPDGSGAELIKDLAEQSPRLPVLLGTSGDPFAEPLVEAAGADGFLDKPLHSLLHFQNAIIAALPPGRRPGGIRLVPDDPIRPDPLAYQDDIAHAASLLDGMPAPQLADYLAQFLGGLARSAGDAALESAAAHLAEARSEERPVESALAHLAQVLRERLDRRMAI; encoded by the coding sequence ATGAGTGACAGTGACCGCCTCCCGCCACAACCTCCCCGCCCCACCGCGACCCGACCGTTGCTGGGGATGACGCTGCTGGCGGTGGAAGACAGCCGCTATGCCTGCGACGCATTGCGCCTGATGGCGCTGCGCAGCGGGGCCCGCATCCGCCGCGCCGATTGCCTGCAGGCCGCGCGCCGGCACCTGTCTCTCTACAGGCCGACCATCGCCGTGGTCGATCTTGGCCTGCCGGACGGGTCGGGCGCCGAGCTTATCAAAGACCTCGCCGAACAGAGCCCGCGCCTGCCGGTCCTGCTGGGCACCAGTGGCGATCCTTTCGCCGAACCCTTGGTCGAGGCTGCGGGCGCGGACGGGTTCCTCGACAAACCCCTGCACAGCCTGCTGCACTTCCAGAACGCCATCATCGCGGCGCTGCCGCCCGGTCGCCGACCCGGCGGCATCAGGCTGGTGCCCGATGATCCGATCCGCCCTGATCCTCTCGCGTATCAAGACGATATCGCCCATGCGGCAAGCCTGCTCGACGGGATGCCAGCGCCGCAGCTTGCCGATTATCTGGCGCAATTCCTTGGCGGTTTGGCACGCAGCGCGGGGGATGCCGCGCTCGAGAGTGCCGCGGCGCATCTTGCCGAGGCCCGCTCAGAAGAGCGCCCGGTGGAGAGCGCATTGGCCCATTTGGCGCAGGTCCTGCGCGAACGGCTCGACAGGCGCATGGCGATCTGA
- a CDS encoding hemerythrin domain-containing protein, which translates to MTSIYDAITKDHEHHRTLLDRIDKTEGDSPERREAWGEFYREIKSHSAAEEEEFYSALMKETWGQDAARHSVHEHAEMDEILEELNEMDMSSSGWLTRFRTLKHDYEHHMEEEEDEVFTRARKVVGEEENDAYGKRFLTRKEKELGLIEKKKADHLED; encoded by the coding sequence ATGACCTCGATCTACGACGCCATCACCAAGGACCATGAACACCATCGCACTCTGCTGGACCGCATCGACAAGACCGAGGGCGACAGTCCCGAGCGGCGCGAAGCTTGGGGAGAGTTCTACCGCGAGATCAAATCCCATTCCGCCGCCGAAGAGGAAGAGTTCTACTCGGCTCTGATGAAAGAGACCTGGGGTCAGGACGCCGCCCGCCACTCAGTGCATGAGCATGCCGAGATGGATGAAATCCTCGAAGAGCTGAACGAGATGGATATGTCCTCTTCGGGCTGGCTCACCCGTTTCCGCACGCTCAAACATGATTACGAGCATCACATGGAAGAGGAAGAGGACGAGGTTTTCACCCGCGCCCGCAAGGTCGTCGGTGAGGAAGAGAACGACGCCTACGGCAAGCGGTTCCTCACCCGCAAGGAAAAGGAACTTGGCCTCATCGAGAAGAAGAAGGCCGATCACCTCGAAGACTGA
- a CDS encoding IS3 family transposase (programmed frameshift) — translation MAGKREKPEDIVTKLRQVEVLHGQGLSMADAVRQIGISQHTFYRWRKQYGGMNRAQLSRLKELEKENLRLRRAVSDLTLEKLILTEAAPGKLLSPSRRRECVEHVRQTLGISERRACRVLGQHRSTQRKPPQGREDEARLTADVIDLAREYGRYGYRRVAVLLRRAGWQVNHKRVARIWRREGLKVPHKQKKRGRLWLDDGSCVRLKPEHPNHVWSYDFVQDRTSDGRTYRTLNILDEYTREALMIRVDRRLNSTDVLDALTDLFIQRGPPRFIRSDNGPEFIAQKVRDWIELVGAKTAYIEPGSPWENGYCESFNSRFRDELLNGEVFYSLREAQILIEQWRKHYNTARPHSALGYRTPAPETFIPIDRRPTMH, via the exons ATGGCTGGAAAGCGTGAGAAGCCGGAAGACATTGTCACCAAGCTGCGTCAGGTCGAGGTGTTGCATGGCCAGGGCCTGTCGATGGCCGATGCGGTGCGGCAGATCGGGATATCGCAGCATACCTTTTACCGGTGGCGGAAGCAGTATGGTGGGATGAACCGGGCACAGTTGTCGCGGCTGAAGGAACTCGAGAAGGAGAACCTGAGGCTGCGGCGGGCGGTATCTGACCTGACGCTCGAGAAGCTGATCCTGACCGAGGCTGCCC CAGGGAAACTTCTAAGCCCTTCGCGCCGCCGCGAATGCGTGGAGCATGTGCGCCAGACACTCGGCATCTCCGAACGCCGGGCCTGCCGGGTGCTCGGCCAACACCGCTCCACGCAGCGCAAGCCACCACAGGGCCGGGAAGACGAGGCGCGGCTGACCGCCGACGTCATCGATCTGGCCCGGGAGTATGGCCGCTACGGCTACCGCCGGGTCGCCGTGCTGCTGCGGCGTGCCGGCTGGCAGGTGAACCACAAGCGGGTGGCGCGCATTTGGCGGCGCGAAGGGCTCAAGGTCCCACACAAGCAGAAGAAGCGCGGCAGGCTCTGGCTGGACGATGGCTCTTGCGTGCGGCTGAAGCCCGAGCACCCCAACCACGTCTGGTCCTACGACTTCGTGCAGGACCGGACCAGTGACGGCCGGACCTACCGGACGCTCAACATCCTCGATGAATATACGCGGGAGGCGTTAATGATCCGTGTCGACAGGCGACTGAACTCCACCGATGTCCTGGACGCCCTGACCGATCTCTTCATCCAGCGCGGCCCGCCGCGGTTCATCCGGTCCGACAACGGCCCGGAGTTCATCGCGCAGAAGGTGCGCGACTGGATCGAGTTGGTGGGGGCGAAGACCGCGTACATCGAGCCGGGGTCACCCTGGGAGAACGGTTATTGCGAGAGCTTCAACAGCAGGTTCAGGGACGAACTCCTCAATGGCGAGGTCTTCTACTCGTTGAGGGAGGCGCAAATCCTCATCGAACAATGGCGAAAGCACTACAACACCGCTCGGCCGCATAGCGCTCTTGGATATCGGACACCGGCACCGGAGACTTTCATCCCCATAGATCGAAGGCCGACCATGCATTAG
- a CDS encoding MT-A70 family methyltransferase translates to MTQSAAQHLSEFLGDDRFGTVMADPPWRFTNRTGKVAPEHKRLARYPTMTLEDICALPVADHLQDMAHCYLWVPNALLPEGLQVLSSWGFEYKSNIVWHKIRKDGGSDGRGVGFYFRNVTELLLFGTRGKNARTEAPGRRQVNMIQTRKREHSRKPDEQYEVIESCSKGPYLEMFGRGVREGWTVWGNQADADYKPTWKTYSYNSGVAAE, encoded by the coding sequence ATGACACAAAGCGCAGCGCAACATTTGTCCGAGTTTCTGGGGGATGATCGGTTTGGGACCGTCATGGCGGATCCGCCGTGGCGTTTCACCAATCGCACCGGAAAAGTCGCCCCCGAACACAAGCGCCTTGCGCGCTACCCCACGATGACGCTCGAGGATATCTGCGCACTGCCGGTGGCCGACCACCTGCAGGATATGGCGCATTGCTATCTTTGGGTGCCCAACGCGCTGCTGCCCGAAGGCCTGCAGGTGCTGAGTTCCTGGGGCTTCGAGTATAAGTCGAACATCGTCTGGCACAAAATCCGCAAGGATGGCGGCTCTGACGGGCGCGGCGTGGGCTTCTACTTCCGCAATGTGACCGAGCTGTTGCTCTTCGGCACCCGCGGCAAGAACGCGCGGACCGAAGCGCCGGGCCGCCGTCAGGTCAACATGATCCAGACCCGCAAGCGCGAGCATTCGCGCAAGCCGGACGAGCAGTACGAAGTCATCGAGAGCTGCTCGAAAGGCCCGTATCTGGAGATGTTCGGCCGCGGTGTGCGTGAGGGTTGGACGGTCTGGGGCAATCAGGCCGACGCCGACTATAAGCCGACGTGGAAGACCTATTCCTACAACTCGGGCGTCGCGGCGGAGTAA